One genomic window of Polaromonas sp. SP1 includes the following:
- a CDS encoding DUF2147 domain-containing protein: MKNKLLMIVLGLMAIPALAQNTPVGLWRGFDEKTGDPKVEIRIAEAGGVLNGKVEKRLSPGVKPDDVCTECSDDRKDKPRLGLEIIRGAKKSPDADVWEGGKILDPDNGKSYSLKMTPIEGGKKMEVRGSIGPFGRTQTWVRVN, translated from the coding sequence ATGAAAAATAAACTGTTGATGATCGTTTTGGGTTTGATGGCCATCCCTGCGCTGGCCCAGAACACGCCGGTCGGTTTGTGGCGCGGTTTCGACGAAAAAACCGGCGACCCGAAAGTGGAGATCCGCATCGCTGAAGCCGGCGGCGTGCTCAACGGCAAGGTCGAGAAGCGCCTGTCCCCCGGCGTCAAGCCCGACGACGTTTGCACCGAATGCAGCGATGACCGCAAAGACAAGCCCCGGCTGGGCCTGGAGATCATTCGCGGCGCCAAGAAGTCACCCGACGCCGATGTCTGGGAAGGCGGCAAGATCCTCGACCCGGACAACGGCAAAAGCTACTCCCTCAAGATGACCCCGATTGAAGGCGGCAAGAAGATGGAAGTCCGCGGCTCCATCGGCCCATTTGGCCGCACCCAAACTTGGGTCCGTGTTAACTGA
- a CDS encoding acetyl-CoA C-acyltransferase, whose translation MAKQVQEAYIVAATRTPIGRSGRGYFRNMRPDDLLVKALQAALAQVPSLDPKAIEDIICGCAIPEGPQGLNVARIGAVLAGLPTSVGGITVNRFCASGLSAIQMAADRIRVGEADVMIAAGTESMSMVPMSGNSPSLSPNMFMNDENVGIAYGMGLTAEKVAQQWKVSREAQDQFALESHLKAIKAQQAGEFANEITPVEVTDRTANLEAGEVISKTRTVSLDEGPRPDTSLEGLAKLKTVFAARGSVTAGNSSQTSDGAGALVLASEKAVKDFGLKPLARFVSYAAKGVPPEIMGIGPIEAIPAALRYAGLKQEDIDWFELNEAFAAQSLAVINTLKLDASKVNRMGGAIALGHPLGATGAIRAATVIHALHRHQLKYGMVTMCVGMGQGAAGIFERV comes from the coding sequence ATGGCCAAACAAGTCCAGGAAGCCTACATCGTCGCCGCCACCCGCACGCCCATCGGGCGCTCGGGCCGCGGTTATTTCCGCAATATGCGGCCCGACGATCTGCTGGTGAAAGCGCTGCAGGCGGCGCTGGCACAAGTGCCTTCGCTCGATCCGAAAGCGATTGAAGACATCATCTGCGGCTGCGCGATTCCTGAAGGCCCACAAGGCCTGAACGTGGCGCGCATCGGCGCGGTGCTGGCGGGCCTGCCCACCAGCGTGGGCGGCATCACCGTCAACCGTTTTTGCGCCTCCGGCCTCTCGGCCATCCAGATGGCAGCCGACCGCATCCGCGTGGGCGAAGCCGACGTGATGATCGCCGCCGGCACCGAAAGCATGAGCATGGTGCCCATGTCGGGCAACTCGCCTTCGCTCTCGCCCAATATGTTCATGAACGACGAGAACGTCGGCATCGCCTACGGCATGGGCCTGACGGCCGAGAAGGTCGCCCAGCAGTGGAAGGTCTCGCGCGAGGCGCAGGACCAGTTCGCGCTCGAGTCGCACCTCAAGGCCATCAAGGCACAACAGGCTGGTGAATTCGCCAACGAGATCACGCCAGTCGAAGTGACCGACCGCACGGCCAACCTGGAAGCCGGAGAAGTGATTTCCAAGACGCGCACCGTGAGCCTGGACGAGGGCCCACGCCCCGACACCTCGCTCGAAGGCCTGGCCAAACTCAAGACGGTGTTTGCCGCGCGCGGCTCGGTCACCGCCGGCAACAGTTCGCAGACCTCTGACGGCGCAGGTGCCCTGGTGCTGGCCAGCGAAAAAGCCGTCAAGGATTTCGGCCTCAAGCCGCTGGCCCGCTTTGTCAGCTACGCCGCCAAGGGCGTGCCGCCCGAAATCATGGGCATAGGCCCGATCGAAGCCATTCCTGCGGCCTTGCGTTACGCCGGCCTCAAGCAGGAAGACATCGACTGGTTTGAACTGAACGAAGCTTTCGCCGCGCAGTCGCTGGCGGTCATCAACACGCTCAAGCTCGATGCATCCAAGGTCAACCGCATGGGCGGCGCCATCGCGCTGGGCCACCCGCTGGGTGCCACCGGTGCCATCCGCGCCGCCACCGTGATCCATGCCTTGCACCGCCACCAGCTGAAATATGGCATGGTGACCATGTGCGTGGGGATGGGCCAAGGCGCTGCGGGCATTTTTGAACGGGTTTGA
- a CDS encoding DUF4442 domain-containing protein produces MSNHKPNRLERQLAQLKDVPAFARPWFRSVVLRRAVPFTGTAKLDFLQMTPAMVEIGVKNEKRVQNHIGGVHASAMNLLAETATGMVVGMNVRDDCIPLAKELKMAFKKRATGALRAVATLSDEQRAAMQASDKGEVNVPVIVTDEAGVNPVECEFVWAWIPAGPRKS; encoded by the coding sequence ATGAGCAACCACAAGCCCAATCGCCTGGAACGCCAGCTCGCGCAGCTGAAAGACGTGCCCGCGTTCGCGCGGCCGTGGTTTCGCAGCGTGGTGCTGCGCCGCGCCGTGCCCTTTACCGGCACGGCCAAGCTCGACTTTTTGCAGATGACGCCCGCGATGGTGGAAATCGGCGTGAAGAATGAAAAGCGTGTGCAAAACCACATCGGCGGCGTGCACGCTTCGGCGATGAACCTGCTGGCAGAAACCGCCACCGGCATGGTCGTCGGCATGAATGTGCGCGACGACTGCATCCCGCTGGCCAAAGAACTCAAGATGGCGTTCAAAAAACGCGCCACCGGCGCCCTGCGCGCCGTGGCCACGCTGAGCGACGAGCAGCGCGCCGCCATGCAGGCCAGCGACAAGGGTGAAGTCAACGTGCCGGTCATCGTGACCGACGAAGCCGGCGTCAACCCGGTCGAATGCGAATTTGTCTGGGCCTGGATTCCCGCCGGCCCGCGTAAAAGTTAA
- a CDS encoding alpha/beta fold hydrolase, which yields MQIQTLETGAAQLSLRVYDATQSAHTSVVIGGAMGVRQHYYAPFAEWLSSQGFRVTTFDYRGSGDSLPATANGSLRGFKADLLDWASDYEAVVDAAKAALPDAPLYLLGHSLGAQLPGFLKNQGKVDGLVSIAAGSGYWRDNAPQLRRLILYFWYVLVPLATRLFGYFPGRTLRKVGDLPAGVMLQWRKWCLNPQYSVGAEGESARLSYGKVSFPVTALSITDDELMTWRGTQNLINLYANAPRTFERIAPADLKVRRIGHFGFFREQFNSTLWPRVQQILEGMAGVAKRAA from the coding sequence ATGCAGATCCAGACTCTGGAAACCGGCGCCGCGCAGCTCTCACTGCGCGTGTACGACGCTACCCAGTCCGCGCACACCAGCGTGGTGATAGGCGGCGCGATGGGCGTGCGGCAGCATTACTACGCGCCGTTTGCCGAATGGCTTTCGAGCCAGGGCTTTCGCGTCACCACCTTTGACTACCGCGGCTCGGGCGACTCACTGCCCGCCACCGCCAATGGCAGCCTGCGCGGCTTCAAGGCCGACCTGCTTGATTGGGCCAGCGACTACGAAGCCGTGGTCGATGCCGCCAAGGCGGCGCTGCCGGATGCGCCGCTGTACCTGCTCGGCCACAGCCTGGGCGCGCAACTGCCGGGCTTCCTAAAGAACCAGGGCAAGGTCGACGGCCTGGTCAGTATTGCCGCCGGCAGCGGCTACTGGCGTGACAACGCGCCGCAGCTGCGCCGCCTCATTTTGTATTTTTGGTACGTGCTGGTGCCGCTGGCCACACGCCTCTTCGGCTACTTTCCGGGTCGCACGCTGCGCAAGGTGGGCGACCTGCCAGCCGGCGTGATGCTGCAGTGGCGCAAGTGGTGCCTGAACCCGCAGTACAGCGTGGGCGCCGAAGGTGAGAGCGCGCGCCTGAGCTACGGAAAAGTCAGCTTTCCCGTCACGGCGCTGTCCATCACCGACGACGAGCTCATGACCTGGCGCGGCACGCAAAACCTGATCAACCTGTATGCCAACGCGCCGCGCACCTTTGAGCGCATCGCGCCGGCCGATCTCAAGGTCAGGCGCATCGGGCACTTCGGTTTCTTCCGCGAGCAGTTCAACAGCACCCTGTGGCCGCGCGTGCAGCAGATCCTCGAA
- a CDS encoding 3-hydroxyacyl-CoA dehydrogenase/enoyl-CoA hydratase family protein, whose protein sequence is MSRFQVKKVAVLGAGVMGAQIAAHLVNVKVPVILFDLPAKEGPKNGIVIKAVEGLKKLKPAPLGVPEDAALIQQANYEENMEQLLECDLIIEAIAERMDWKTDLYHKIAPFIAEGAIVASNTSGLSITKLSEALPESIKPRFCGIHFFNPPRYMTLVELINTPTTEPKVLDDLEAFVTSALGKGVIRAHDTPNFIANRVGIASMLATIKEAETFKLSYDVVDDLTGKKLGRASSGTFRTADVVGLDTMAHVIKTLQDNLGPGKVEDPFSDVYGTPPVLAKLLESKSLGQKTGAGFYKKQGRDILRLDPESMEYVPAGAKANEVVGRMLKKPAGERLKLLREAEGAEARFLWAILRDQFHYAAVHLESIAETARDIDFAMRWGFGSKQGPFELWQQAGWKQVATWIQEDIDAGKALSKAPLPDWVFKGPVADAGGVHTAEGSWSASAKKFIPRRKLPVYERQFFPEDVLGAKAPAFETAGTTLHEDDAIRLWTLEGANADVLIASIKTKMHAISPDVAEGLAMGVDLAEKSYKGMVIWSNDEMFSAGADLQAMLPAFMMGGAKAIEGAEAELQNVMLKLRYAAVPVVSAIRGLALGGGCEMAVYSAKRVAAMESYIGLVEVGVGLVPGAGGLAYIARRAAENAGTSTNKDILPFLTEGFTAAAMAKVGTSAIESRKIGYLLDSDVIVPNKDELLFVALNEARALFNSGYRAPHKRQFPVVGRSGLATIKGQLVNMRDGGFISAHDFHIAGLIAGVVCGGDVDAGTLVTEEYLMTLERKAFCSLLEHPKTQERIMGMMSTGKPVRN, encoded by the coding sequence ATGTCACGATTCCAAGTCAAGAAAGTCGCCGTCCTCGGCGCCGGCGTCATGGGCGCGCAGATTGCCGCCCACCTGGTCAACGTCAAGGTGCCGGTGATCCTGTTCGACCTGCCTGCCAAGGAAGGCCCGAAGAACGGCATCGTCATCAAGGCGGTTGAAGGCCTCAAGAAGCTCAAGCCTGCTCCGCTGGGCGTCCCTGAAGACGCAGCGCTTATCCAGCAGGCCAACTACGAAGAGAACATGGAGCAGCTCTTGGAATGCGACCTCATCATCGAGGCGATTGCCGAGCGCATGGACTGGAAGACCGACCTCTATCACAAGATCGCGCCCTTCATTGCCGAAGGCGCCATCGTGGCCAGCAACACCTCGGGCCTGTCGATCACCAAACTCAGCGAAGCGCTGCCTGAATCCATCAAGCCGCGCTTTTGCGGCATCCACTTCTTCAACCCGCCGCGCTACATGACGCTGGTCGAGTTGATCAACACGCCGACCACCGAACCCAAGGTGCTGGACGACCTGGAAGCGTTTGTCACCAGCGCGCTCGGCAAGGGCGTGATCCGCGCGCACGACACGCCCAACTTCATCGCCAACCGCGTGGGCATCGCCAGCATGCTGGCCACCATCAAGGAAGCCGAGACCTTCAAACTCAGCTACGACGTGGTCGACGACCTGACGGGCAAGAAGCTGGGCCGCGCGAGCTCAGGCACCTTCCGCACCGCCGACGTGGTGGGCCTGGACACCATGGCCCACGTCATCAAGACGCTGCAGGACAACCTTGGCCCCGGCAAGGTGGAAGACCCGTTCTCCGATGTGTACGGCACGCCGCCCGTGCTGGCCAAGCTGCTCGAATCGAAAAGCCTGGGCCAGAAGACCGGCGCGGGCTTCTACAAAAAACAGGGTCGCGACATCCTGCGCCTGGACCCCGAGAGCATGGAATACGTGCCCGCCGGCGCCAAGGCCAATGAAGTCGTCGGCCGCATGCTGAAAAAACCCGCGGGCGAGCGCCTCAAACTCCTGCGCGAAGCCGAAGGCGCCGAAGCGCGTTTCCTCTGGGCCATCCTGCGCGACCAGTTCCACTACGCTGCCGTTCATTTGGAAAGCATTGCCGAAACCGCGCGCGACATCGACTTCGCCATGCGCTGGGGCTTCGGCTCCAAGCAAGGCCCCTTCGAGCTGTGGCAGCAAGCCGGCTGGAAGCAGGTCGCCACCTGGATCCAGGAAGACATCGACGCCGGCAAGGCGCTGTCCAAAGCGCCGCTGCCGGACTGGGTCTTCAAGGGCCCGGTGGCCGACGCTGGCGGCGTGCACACGGCTGAAGGTTCGTGGAGCGCTTCGGCCAAGAAATTCATCCCGCGCCGCAAGCTGCCGGTGTATGAGCGTCAGTTCTTCCCCGAAGACGTGCTCGGCGCCAAGGCGCCCGCATTCGAGACCGCAGGCACCACGCTGCATGAAGACGACGCGATCCGCCTCTGGACGCTGGAGGGCGCAAACGCCGACGTGCTGATCGCCAGCATCAAAACCAAGATGCACGCCATCAGCCCCGACGTGGCGGAAGGTCTGGCCATGGGTGTGGACCTGGCCGAGAAAAGCTACAAGGGCATGGTGATCTGGTCCAACGACGAGATGTTCTCGGCCGGCGCCGACCTGCAGGCCATGTTGCCCGCCTTCATGATGGGCGGTGCCAAGGCGATCGAAGGCGCTGAAGCCGAACTGCAGAACGTGATGCTCAAGCTGCGCTACGCGGCCGTGCCCGTGGTGTCGGCCATCCGTGGCCTGGCCCTGGGCGGCGGCTGCGAAATGGCGGTGTATTCCGCCAAGCGTGTGGCAGCGATGGAAAGCTACATCGGCCTGGTCGAAGTCGGTGTGGGCCTGGTGCCCGGCGCCGGCGGCCTGGCCTATATTGCCCGCCGCGCCGCAGAAAACGCCGGCACCTCGACCAACAAGGACATCCTGCCTTTCCTCACCGAAGGTTTCACCGCCGCCGCGATGGCCAAGGTCGGCACCAGCGCGATTGAAAGCCGCAAGATCGGTTATCTGCTCGACAGCGACGTGATCGTGCCGAACAAGGATGAGCTGCTGTTTGTCGCGCTGAACGAGGCGCGCGCGCTGTTCAACTCCGGCTACCGCGCACCGCACAAGCGCCAGTTCCCGGTGGTGGGCCGCAGCGGCCTGGCCACCATCAAGGGCCAGCTGGTCAATATGCGCGACGGCGGCTTTATCAGCGCGCACGACTTCCACATCGCCGGCTTGATCGCCGGCGTGGTGTGCGGCGGTGACGTCGATGCCGGCACGCTGGTGACGGAAGAGTATTTGATGACGCTGGAGCGCAAGGCCTTCTGCTCGCTGCTCGAGCATCCCAAGACGCAGGAACGCATCATGGGAATGATGAGCACGGGTAAGCCCGTCAGAAACTGA
- a CDS encoding acyl-CoA dehydrogenase C-terminal domain-containing protein, with translation MPQYSPPLRDMQFVMHEVLKVTDEFKAIPKHADVDVETINAVLEEAGKFAAEVTFPLNISGDEEGCKLDKTTHEVTPPKGFKEAYAQYVEGGWAALSCDPEYGGQGLPFVLNQCLYEMLNSANQAWTMYPGLSHGAYEALHAHGTDEQKKLYLPKLTSGEWTGTMCLTEPHCGTDLGLLRTKAEPQPDGTYRLTGNKIFISAGEHDMAANIVHLVLARLPDAPQGSKGISLFAVPKFNIGKDGALGSRNGIYCGGLEHKMGIHGNATAQMVLEDAVGTMVGAPNKGLAAMFVMMNAARLGVGNQSLGLTEVAYQNALAYARDRIQMRSLSGVKAKDKPADPIIVHPDVRKMLLTAKAYAEGGRALAIYCTLLLDKELHHPDEKVRKDSGEIVALLTPIVKAFLTDNGHISTNACMQVFGGHGFIKEWGMEQFVRDNRINMIYEGTNTIQSLDLLGRKVLGNNGATLKKFGKVIGALIAEEGVNEKMAEFINPLAYLADQMTKFTTELGFKGFQNPDEVGAAAVDYLRVAGHLVFGYFWALMAQTALREIAAGNTDKFYVAKLQTARFYFAKLFPETATLMRTARAGSKSLMETDEALA, from the coding sequence ATGCCACAGTACAGCCCACCCCTGCGCGACATGCAATTCGTCATGCACGAAGTGCTCAAGGTCACCGATGAATTCAAGGCCATCCCCAAGCACGCCGACGTCGACGTCGAAACCATCAACGCCGTGCTCGAAGAAGCCGGCAAGTTCGCTGCCGAAGTGACCTTCCCGCTGAACATCAGCGGCGACGAAGAGGGCTGCAAGCTCGACAAGACCACGCACGAAGTCACGCCGCCCAAGGGCTTCAAGGAAGCCTACGCGCAATACGTTGAAGGCGGCTGGGCCGCGCTGAGCTGCGACCCCGAATACGGCGGCCAGGGCCTGCCTTTTGTGCTGAACCAGTGCCTCTACGAAATGCTCAACTCGGCCAACCAGGCCTGGACCATGTACCCCGGCCTGTCGCACGGCGCATATGAAGCCCTGCACGCGCACGGCACCGACGAGCAGAAAAAGCTCTACCTGCCCAAGCTCACCAGCGGTGAATGGACCGGCACCATGTGCCTGACCGAGCCGCATTGCGGCACCGACCTGGGCCTGCTGCGCACCAAGGCCGAGCCGCAACCTGACGGCACCTACCGCCTGACCGGCAACAAGATCTTCATCAGCGCCGGCGAACACGACATGGCCGCCAACATCGTGCACCTGGTGCTGGCCCGCCTGCCGGATGCGCCCCAGGGCAGCAAAGGCATCAGCCTGTTCGCCGTGCCCAAGTTCAACATCGGCAAGGACGGCGCACTCGGCTCGCGCAACGGCATCTACTGCGGCGGCCTGGAGCACAAGATGGGCATCCACGGCAACGCCACCGCGCAGATGGTGCTCGAAGACGCCGTCGGCACCATGGTGGGCGCGCCCAACAAGGGCCTGGCCGCGATGTTCGTGATGATGAACGCCGCACGCCTGGGCGTGGGCAACCAGTCGCTGGGCCTGACCGAAGTGGCTTACCAGAACGCGCTGGCTTACGCCAGAGACCGCATCCAGATGCGCTCACTCTCCGGCGTCAAGGCCAAAGACAAACCGGCCGACCCGATCATCGTGCACCCCGACGTGCGCAAGATGCTGCTGACGGCCAAGGCCTATGCCGAAGGCGGCCGCGCGCTGGCGATCTACTGCACGCTGCTGCTCGACAAGGAACTGCACCACCCTGATGAGAAGGTACGCAAGGACTCCGGCGAAATCGTCGCCCTGCTCACGCCCATCGTCAAAGCCTTCCTGACTGACAACGGCCACATCTCCACCAACGCCTGCATGCAGGTCTTCGGCGGCCACGGCTTTATCAAAGAGTGGGGTATGGAGCAGTTTGTGCGCGACAACCGCATCAACATGATTTACGAAGGCACCAACACCATCCAGTCGCTGGACCTGCTGGGCCGCAAGGTGCTGGGCAACAACGGCGCCACGCTGAAGAAATTCGGCAAGGTGATTGGCGCGCTGATTGCCGAAGAAGGCGTCAACGAGAAGATGGCCGAGTTCATCAACCCGCTGGCATATCTCGCCGACCAGATGACCAAGTTCACCACCGAGCTGGGCTTCAAGGGCTTCCAGAACCCCGACGAAGTGGGCGCTGCCGCGGTGGATTATCTGCGCGTGGCCGGCCACCTGGTGTTCGGTTACTTCTGGGCCTTGATGGCGCAAACCGCATTGCGCGAAATCGCTGCCGGCAATACCGACAAGTTCTATGTGGCCAAGCTGCAGACGGCGCGTTTCTATTTCGCCAAGCTGTTCCCGGAAACCGCAACGCTGATGCGCACCGCACGCGCGGGCAGCAAGTCCTTGATGGAAACCGACGAAGCGCTGGCTTGA